In Saccharomonospora marina XMU15, one genomic interval encodes:
- a CDS encoding PucR family transcriptional regulator gives MTEPLKRRLVSDDAPEAGQIRALVVRVAERLQARHTELSDSVNSAIEHAVADLDAPELTEMLHASVEGNVTTILHMLRNDIPIEHVQPATAATEYAVRLARAGVPAGPLRRAYHIGTDDLLAEVFHEIELLDCSSELKLRLLHHLAGWLHRYIDWITRVVLDAHEAERLALLEQNATDVSRLVHRLLDGEPVEPDQFAATTGYRLERPHVATVVWDEGVRQAADQIETLRSLAKRLACALGSKDEPLFMPIDRSTAWVWCHVPKVSSPTGAARVSDVLSVTPSVRAAIGTPVAGVEGFRRTLEQANAVRLVANTSSEPHTRVVCYGDDGMAVVAMLARDLAATRRWVIDTLGLLSLDTEPADRLRETLRTFLRTGSYVETSKTLVLHRNTVKYRLAKAEQERGRPLAEGQLDLELALHLCHVLGQAVLQQPRNAGENGYAG, from the coding sequence GTGACCGAACCCTTGAAACGACGCCTGGTTTCCGACGACGCCCCGGAGGCCGGGCAGATCCGCGCTCTCGTGGTGCGTGTCGCCGAGCGCCTGCAGGCGCGCCACACCGAACTCAGCGACAGCGTGAACTCCGCGATCGAGCACGCCGTCGCGGATCTCGACGCGCCGGAACTGACCGAGATGCTGCACGCCAGCGTCGAGGGCAATGTCACCACGATCCTGCACATGCTGCGCAACGACATCCCGATCGAGCACGTGCAGCCCGCCACCGCCGCCACCGAGTACGCCGTCCGGCTTGCTCGTGCCGGCGTACCCGCGGGGCCGCTGCGCCGCGCGTACCACATCGGCACCGATGATCTGCTGGCCGAGGTGTTCCACGAGATCGAACTACTGGACTGCTCCTCGGAGCTGAAGTTGCGGCTGCTGCACCACCTCGCCGGTTGGCTGCACCGCTACATCGACTGGATCACCAGGGTGGTGCTGGACGCGCACGAGGCGGAGCGGCTTGCGCTGCTGGAGCAGAACGCCACCGACGTGTCACGGCTGGTGCATCGGCTGCTCGACGGCGAGCCCGTGGAGCCCGACCAGTTCGCGGCCACGACCGGCTACCGCCTCGAACGGCCGCACGTCGCCACCGTTGTCTGGGACGAGGGAGTGCGGCAGGCCGCCGACCAGATCGAGACGTTGCGGTCGCTGGCGAAGCGACTCGCCTGCGCGCTGGGCAGCAAGGACGAGCCGCTGTTCATGCCCATCGACCGCAGCACCGCATGGGTATGGTGCCATGTGCCGAAGGTGAGCTCACCGACCGGCGCGGCGCGGGTGAGTGACGTACTGTCCGTGACCCCGTCCGTACGGGCCGCGATCGGCACTCCCGTCGCAGGCGTCGAGGGCTTTCGCAGGACGCTGGAACAAGCCAATGCGGTGCGGCTGGTCGCCAACACCAGCAGCGAGCCGCACACCCGGGTCGTCTGCTACGGCGACGACGGCATGGCTGTCGTGGCCATGTTGGCCCGGGACCTCGCCGCCACCCGGCGGTGGGTCATCGACACTCTCGGGCTGCTGTCGCTCGACACCGAACCCGCCGACCGGCTACGAGAGACGTTGCGAACCTTCCTGCGTACCGGCAGCTATGTCGAGACCTCCAAGACGCTGGTGTTGCACCGCAACACCGTGAAGTACCGGCTGGCCAAGGCGGAACAGGAGCGGGGTCGCCCGCTGGCCGAAGGCCAGCTGGACCTGGAACTCGCGCTGCACCTGTGCCATGTGCTCGGGCAGGCAGTGCTGCAGCAGCCGCGCAATGCCGGGGAGAACGGCTACGCGGGCTGA
- a CDS encoding MBL fold metallo-hydrolase, with amino-acid sequence MRRIRPDLWETEAEYPAPGLSTHAYLWAAPGGNVLFYNTTLEHEIDGMARLGGVARQYLSHQDEIAPSLRAIRQRYGSTLHCGAAEADVVGRTCPVDGVVDERRVELDGLEVLPTPGHTPGSTCFLVSSAHEATYLFTGDTVLRDAEGKWFAGYIPGHSDRDALAASLSELAKLAPDIVISSGFVGDSGVTELGERAWADCVDEALRSLERS; translated from the coding sequence ATGAGGCGAATCCGGCCTGATCTATGGGAAACCGAGGCGGAGTACCCCGCTCCCGGACTGAGCACCCACGCCTATCTGTGGGCCGCGCCCGGTGGCAACGTGCTGTTCTACAACACGACTCTGGAACACGAGATCGACGGTATGGCGCGACTGGGCGGAGTCGCCCGCCAGTACCTGAGCCACCAGGACGAGATCGCGCCCTCGCTTCGCGCCATCAGGCAGAGGTACGGCTCGACGCTGCACTGTGGCGCCGCCGAGGCTGATGTCGTCGGGAGAACCTGCCCCGTCGACGGCGTGGTCGACGAGCGTCGCGTGGAGTTGGACGGGCTGGAAGTGCTCCCTACGCCGGGCCACACGCCGGGCAGCACCTGTTTCCTGGTGTCGTCTGCCCACGAGGCGACGTACCTGTTCACCGGTGACACCGTGCTGCGCGATGCCGAGGGCAAGTGGTTCGCGGGCTACATCCCCGGCCACAGCGACCGCGACGCGCTGGCCGCCAGCCTGTCCGAACTGGCGAAACTCGCGCCGGACATCGTGATCTCCAGTGGTTTCGTCGGCGATTCGGGTGTGACCGAACTCGGTGAGCGAGCCTGGGCCGACTGCGTGGACGAGGCGCTGCGTTCGTTGGAGCGTAGCTGA
- a CDS encoding FAD-dependent oxidoreductase yields the protein MAPDVLVVGAGPTGLATACGLLRQGVSVRVVDRAEGPAVTSRANFLHARGSEVLDRLGALRELPEESLRAMMITTYLGDRPIASLRFGDPGLRTAAPPMVVSQARVEAALRDRLAELGAAVEWGSTLVDLQQDSTGVTAVLGTGESVRTGWVVGCDGAGSVTRRLAGIGFPGVRISERYLLADLHIDWDLDRSGTTGWVSPAGMIGAMPMPSPNADLWRLIAYDPAEGGVKPSEREIVERFRRIVPERTGRSDARIRDATWVSLFTVHRRLAEVYRRGRVLLAGDAAHVHAPFGGQGMLTGLGDAENLAWKLGLIVNGRADESLLDSYEAERRPLATQVLRGTTAVTKVNIAAGPVGRFLRDRLLVPVLNLPWVQRWATYSASQLWVSYRRGPLGTARLTREPRPGDRVPDLHCVCPDGAVSRLYAELRGRFAVLTPGAEEQGGVASVQRRPGKHVVFLRYVDDRREMWLVRPDGHLAWRGRDVSLLERWLTTALSTGRAKR from the coding sequence ATGGCGCCTGACGTGCTGGTGGTCGGTGCTGGGCCGACGGGCCTGGCGACGGCCTGTGGGCTGCTGAGGCAGGGCGTTTCGGTGCGGGTCGTGGACAGGGCGGAGGGCCCGGCGGTGACCTCGCGTGCGAACTTCCTGCACGCGAGGGGTTCGGAGGTACTGGACCGGCTGGGCGCGTTGCGGGAACTGCCGGAAGAGTCGTTGCGCGCGATGATGATCACGACGTATCTGGGCGATCGGCCGATCGCGTCGCTGCGGTTCGGCGACCCGGGGTTGCGTACCGCTGCGCCACCGATGGTGGTTTCCCAGGCCAGGGTGGAGGCGGCGCTTCGGGATCGGCTGGCCGAGTTGGGGGCAGCGGTGGAGTGGGGCAGCACCCTGGTCGACCTCCAACAGGACAGCACCGGGGTCACGGCTGTGCTGGGTACTGGTGAGTCGGTGCGGACCGGCTGGGTCGTCGGTTGCGACGGTGCGGGCAGCGTGACCCGCAGACTCGCGGGTATCGGCTTTCCAGGGGTTCGGATCAGCGAGCGCTACCTGCTGGCGGACCTGCACATCGACTGGGACCTCGACCGGAGCGGGACCACCGGCTGGGTCAGCCCGGCCGGGATGATCGGTGCCATGCCGATGCCCAGTCCGAATGCCGATCTGTGGCGGCTGATCGCCTACGATCCCGCTGAGGGGGGTGTGAAGCCGAGTGAGCGAGAGATCGTGGAACGCTTCCGTAGGATCGTGCCCGAGCGCACGGGTCGTTCGGACGCGCGGATCCGCGACGCGACGTGGGTGTCGCTGTTCACCGTGCACCGGCGGTTGGCGGAGGTGTACCGGCGTGGGAGGGTGTTGCTGGCTGGGGACGCGGCCCATGTGCATGCCCCGTTCGGTGGGCAGGGAATGCTGACCGGTCTCGGTGACGCGGAGAACCTTGCGTGGAAGCTTGGGCTTATCGTCAACGGTCGGGCTGACGAGTCGTTGCTGGACAGCTACGAAGCGGAGCGGCGGCCGCTGGCGACTCAGGTACTGCGCGGCACGACCGCGGTCACGAAGGTCAATATCGCCGCAGGCCCGGTCGGCCGGTTCCTGCGGGACCGGCTGCTCGTGCCGGTGCTCAACCTGCCCTGGGTACAGCGTTGGGCGACCTACTCGGCTTCCCAGTTGTGGGTGAGCTACCGGCGTGGCCCGCTGGGCACCGCCCGGTTGACTCGTGAACCCAGGCCCGGCGACCGGGTACCCGACCTGCACTGCGTCTGCCCGGACGGCGCGGTGTCGCGGCTGTATGCCGAGCTTCGTGGCCGCTTCGCGGTACTGACGCCGGGCGCTGAGGAGCAGGGAGGCGTTGCCTCCGTCCAGCGTCGGCCGGGCAAGCATGTGGTGTTCCTGCGGTATGTGGACGACCGGCGTGAGATGTGGTTGGTCCGTCCGGACGGGCACCTGGCATGGCGGGGACGGGATGTCTCCCTCCTGGAGCGGTGGCTGACCACCGCGTTGAGTACCGGGCGGGCGAAGCGATGA
- a CDS encoding TetR/AcrR family transcriptional regulator, protein MPRGRGRPRDPDTDRAILRAAFELFLERGVDGASMERIARRAGVGKLTVYRRWSSKEELLAQAVASVVEEREWPSNADIETGSPSEILERVLPESAKLAASREFRALVSRIYGSAVSHPDLLAAYWRHYLLPRREATKALLRRAQEDGTIAADADLDVLIDMLAGAVTYRMLQPDPPDAVEMRRYLETLHRQVGLLPQPPEATGR, encoded by the coding sequence GTGCCGCGGGGCCGCGGCCGCCCGCGCGACCCCGACACCGACCGGGCGATCCTGCGGGCCGCGTTCGAGTTGTTCCTCGAACGCGGCGTCGACGGCGCCAGCATGGAGCGGATCGCCCGGCGTGCCGGTGTCGGCAAGCTGACCGTCTACCGCCGCTGGTCGTCGAAGGAGGAGTTACTCGCACAGGCGGTCGCGTCGGTGGTCGAGGAACGGGAATGGCCGTCCAATGCGGACATTGAGACCGGCTCGCCATCGGAGATCCTCGAGCGGGTCCTGCCCGAGTCGGCGAAGCTCGCTGCCAGCCGCGAGTTCCGTGCGCTCGTCTCCCGAATCTATGGCTCCGCGGTCAGCCATCCGGATCTGCTGGCGGCATACTGGCGCCACTACCTCCTGCCCCGCCGCGAGGCCACCAAAGCCCTGCTACGGCGCGCCCAGGAGGACGGCACGATCGCTGCGGACGCCGACTTGGACGTGCTGATCGACATGCTCGCCGGCGCGGTCACCTACCGGATGTTGCAACCGGACCCGCCCGATGCCGTGGAGATGCGACGCTACCTCGAAACCCTTCACCGGCAGGTGGGCCTGCTTCCGCAGCCACCCGAGGCGACCGGCCGCTGA
- a CDS encoding helix-turn-helix domain-containing protein → MPGITTANRAAATMDRVSTIPLRLLIRFLNRRDASLASEVSGVRGRRPLGLTTPQAVELVSLTRGRNVVWTINENQRRGKADMGRPERPVDPENGPVQRFAWELRQLREQAESPGYRQLARKAHYSATTLSEAAGGERLPSLAVTQAYVQACDGDVAMWQQRWRRAASQDIGQASCPDCAPRCQPSGSPDGEPVAGRTPTQRDSRLTRVGRAAVVSALTFLAVATVVAMRRGGAALGGRYGRRGISGRSPRVAAEAGPPAGEGFRGSVASPRHRAGPVATSGR, encoded by the coding sequence ATGCCGGGCATCACAACGGCGAACAGGGCGGCGGCGACCATGGACAGGGTCAGCACGATCCCTCTTCGGCTGCTCATCCGGTTCCTCAATCGTAGGGACGCTTCGCTCGCATCCGAGGTCAGCGGGGTTCGCGGTCGCCGGCCCCTTGGACTGACCACGCCTCAAGCTGTAGAGCTGGTTTCGTTGACAAGAGGGCGGAACGTGGTCTGGACAATCAACGAGAATCAACGCAGGGGGAAAGCGGACATGGGCAGGCCGGAACGACCGGTGGACCCCGAGAACGGGCCGGTTCAGCGGTTCGCATGGGAACTGCGGCAGTTGCGGGAACAGGCCGAATCACCGGGTTACCGCCAACTCGCCAGGAAAGCGCACTACTCTGCCACCACGCTGTCGGAGGCAGCCGGTGGCGAGCGGTTGCCGTCGCTGGCGGTGACGCAGGCCTACGTTCAGGCCTGCGACGGGGACGTGGCGATGTGGCAGCAACGCTGGCGGCGGGCCGCGAGTCAGGACATCGGGCAGGCGTCCTGCCCCGACTGCGCGCCGCGTTGCCAACCATCGGGATCGCCCGACGGGGAGCCCGTGGCGGGTCGCACGCCGACCCAGCGAGACAGCAGGCTCACCCGGGTCGGCAGAGCCGCGGTGGTGTCGGCTCTGACGTTCCTTGCAGTGGCGACAGTCGTAGCGATGCGGCGTGGCGGTGCCGCACTCGGCGGCCGTTACGGCCGCCGAGGTATCAGCGGCCGGTCGCCTCGGGTGGCTGCGGAAGCAGGCCCACCTGCCGGTGAAGGGTTTCGAGGTAGCGTCGCATCTCCACGGCATCGGGCGGGTCCGGTTGCAACATCCGGTAGGTGA
- a CDS encoding aldehyde dehydrogenase yields the protein MRVYKELYIGGRWTTPATDSAIEVVSPHSEQLVGRTPEGGADDLDAAVAAAREAFDNGEWPRLDPAERIAAVQRFADAYRARQDELAELISTEMGAPIWFSQIGQVGATMMALDSYLAAARDTKWEERRTGAFGGEVVVRREPAGVAGIITPWNVPHFVTMAKLAPALLAGCTVVLKPPPESPLSGLALAEILDEAGLPEGVVSVLPAGREVGERLVTHPGVDKISFTGSTAAGRRIASLCGQDLRRVTLELGGKSAAIILDDADLGQTVERLQLASLMNSGQACIAQTRILASRKRHDEVVDALAEMVGGLTIGDPLDHGNYIGPLVARRQQERVENYIRIGQDEGAKVAVGGPGRPEGLDSGWYVRPTVFAGVDNSARIAQEEIFGPVLAVIPYDDTEDAIRIANDSEYGLAGSVWTSDVEHGLDVARRIRTGTLGINQYLLEFNAPFGGFKASGIGREFGPEGIDGYVELKSVALPIG from the coding sequence ATGCGGGTGTACAAGGAGCTCTACATCGGTGGCCGGTGGACCACCCCTGCCACGGACAGCGCCATCGAGGTCGTCTCGCCCCACTCCGAACAACTCGTGGGGCGCACACCCGAGGGCGGCGCCGACGACCTCGACGCCGCTGTGGCGGCGGCCCGCGAGGCGTTCGACAACGGTGAGTGGCCGCGACTGGACCCCGCCGAGCGGATCGCCGCCGTGCAGCGCTTCGCCGACGCCTACCGTGCCCGGCAGGACGAACTCGCCGAACTGATCAGCACCGAGATGGGCGCGCCCATCTGGTTCTCCCAGATCGGTCAGGTCGGCGCCACCATGATGGCACTCGACTCCTACCTCGCCGCCGCGCGCGACACCAAGTGGGAAGAGCGCCGCACCGGCGCGTTCGGCGGAGAGGTCGTCGTCCGCCGCGAACCCGCGGGCGTCGCCGGGATCATCACACCCTGGAACGTGCCGCACTTCGTCACGATGGCCAAGCTGGCGCCCGCGCTGCTGGCCGGATGCACCGTGGTGCTCAAACCACCGCCGGAATCACCGCTGTCCGGCCTGGCCCTCGCCGAGATCCTCGACGAGGCGGGCCTGCCGGAAGGGGTCGTCAGCGTGCTGCCCGCGGGCCGCGAAGTCGGTGAACGCCTCGTCACCCACCCGGGAGTCGACAAGATCTCCTTCACCGGCTCCACGGCGGCAGGCAGGCGCATCGCCTCGCTGTGCGGTCAGGACCTGCGCCGGGTCACCCTGGAGTTGGGCGGCAAGTCGGCGGCGATCATCCTCGACGACGCCGACCTCGGCCAGACCGTCGAACGCCTGCAGCTGGCGTCACTGATGAACAGCGGACAGGCGTGCATAGCGCAGACCCGCATCCTCGCCTCACGGAAGCGACACGACGAGGTGGTGGACGCGCTGGCGGAAATGGTCGGCGGGCTGACCATCGGCGACCCACTCGACCACGGCAACTACATCGGCCCGCTGGTCGCGCGCCGCCAGCAGGAGCGGGTCGAGAACTACATCCGCATCGGTCAGGACGAAGGAGCGAAAGTCGCCGTCGGCGGGCCTGGCAGGCCCGAAGGGCTGGACAGCGGCTGGTACGTCAGGCCGACCGTGTTCGCGGGCGTCGACAACTCCGCGCGCATCGCCCAGGAGGAGATCTTCGGCCCGGTACTGGCCGTGATCCCCTACGACGACACCGAGGACGCCATCCGCATCGCCAACGACTCCGAGTACGGCCTCGCGGGATCGGTGTGGACCTCGGACGTGGAGCACGGCCTCGACGTGGCCAGGCGCATCCGTACCGGAACCCTCGGCATCAACCAGTACCTGCTGGAGTTCAACGCCCCGTTCGGCGGCTTCAAGGCCAGCGGTATCGGGCGCGAGTTCGGTCCGGAGGGCATCGACGGTTACGTCGAACTCAAGTCCGTCGCCCTGCCGATCGGATGA
- a CDS encoding Zn-ribbon domain-containing OB-fold protein, which produces MSTPAPGGHGSLCAPYTLQFPFERTVGPKLGTFFAGLKEKRLFGVRARRGVLCPPLEFDPDTGAETGELVELPPTGTVTVWTWVRSRPGDPVAHDFAWALVEIDGTAGSLLHAVDVEADPTRMTRGMRVRARWRGERVGDLRDIECFEVEQ; this is translated from the coding sequence ATGAGCACCCCCGCGCCCGGCGGCCACGGCAGCCTCTGCGCGCCGTACACGCTGCAGTTCCCCTTCGAGCGCACCGTTGGTCCCAAGCTCGGCACGTTCTTCGCCGGGTTGAAGGAGAAGCGGCTGTTCGGAGTGCGGGCTCGGCGCGGCGTCCTGTGCCCGCCGCTGGAGTTCGACCCCGACACCGGCGCCGAGACCGGCGAACTGGTGGAGCTGCCGCCGACCGGCACGGTCACCGTCTGGACCTGGGTCCGGTCGCGGCCGGGCGACCCGGTGGCGCACGACTTCGCCTGGGCGCTCGTCGAGATCGACGGCACCGCCGGTTCGCTGCTCCACGCGGTCGACGTGGAGGCCGACCCCACCCGCATGACGAGGGGGATGCGGGTGCGGGCGCGGTGGCGCGGCGAACGTGTCGGCGACCTGCGAGACATCGAGTGTTTCGAGGTGGAACAGTGA
- a CDS encoding Zn-ribbon domain-containing OB-fold protein, giving the protein MSEPSAPTLPEPLTTMASPFRMDYTYVAGTGRSVFLRGLAQGRMLARRCPGCAQVYLPPPEFCSRCLSPLGEPFELDGRGLISTFCVVSFPFPGQVHQPPYVVAHIQVHGTGTRLMHLVREIEPSDVRIGMEVEPVWVDEGERENSLTSIRHYRPAGGGHA; this is encoded by the coding sequence GTGAGTGAACCGTCGGCACCGACCCTGCCCGAGCCGCTCACCACCATGGCGAGCCCGTTTCGCATGGACTACACCTACGTCGCGGGCACCGGCCGGTCGGTGTTCCTGCGCGGCCTCGCCCAAGGCAGGATGCTCGCGCGACGCTGCCCCGGCTGCGCGCAGGTCTACCTGCCGCCGCCGGAGTTCTGCTCCCGCTGCCTGAGCCCGCTGGGGGAGCCGTTCGAACTGGACGGGCGCGGCCTGATCTCCACCTTCTGCGTGGTGAGCTTCCCCTTTCCCGGGCAGGTCCACCAGCCGCCGTACGTGGTCGCGCACATCCAGGTACACGGCACGGGGACGCGGCTGATGCACCTGGTCCGCGAGATCGAGCCCTCCGACGTGCGGATCGGCATGGAGGTGGAGCCGGTGTGGGTCGACGAAGGTGAGCGGGAGAACTCGTTGACCAGCATCCGCCACTACCGTCCCGCCGGGGGCGGTCATGCGTGA
- a CDS encoding LIPID TRANSFER PROTEIN/KETO ACYL-COA THIOLASE LTP4, with protein sequence MREVAVVSFAQSPCQAANRHDDMADILLPVIKQALGAVGLDRDDIDFFVSGSHDFFEGRTFSYIESLDAVGAWPPISESHVEMDAAWAFAEAWSWLQLGEGDIALVYGIGRGSLAADLDQVLPTQLDPYLLAPLRPHRDALAGLQAAALIDAGLTSERHLAEIVVRCLAAAVDNPYAQKSGQLDVEEMLRAPYISTPLREHDVAPVGDAAAVVVLAAGDAARGLSDRPAWVRGLDHRIDTHYPGVRDLTRSDSALLAAARAAEQAGFAASEVDIAELHTEYSYAEPLLVKALGLRASAVNPSGGPLAGRPVTATGLIRIGEAARRIIDGAAQRALAHATNGQVLQHNLVCLLSGEARA encoded by the coding sequence ATGCGTGAGGTAGCCGTGGTCTCGTTCGCCCAGTCGCCGTGCCAGGCCGCCAACCGCCACGACGACATGGCGGACATCCTGCTGCCCGTGATCAAGCAGGCGCTGGGTGCGGTGGGACTCGACCGCGACGACATCGACTTCTTCGTCTCGGGAAGCCACGACTTCTTCGAAGGCCGCACGTTCTCCTACATCGAGTCACTGGACGCGGTGGGCGCGTGGCCGCCGATCTCGGAGTCACACGTCGAGATGGACGCCGCGTGGGCGTTCGCCGAAGCCTGGTCCTGGCTGCAACTCGGCGAGGGCGACATCGCACTGGTCTACGGCATCGGCCGGGGCTCGCTCGCCGCCGACCTGGACCAGGTGCTGCCCACACAGCTGGACCCGTACCTGCTCGCGCCGCTGCGTCCACACCGCGACGCGCTGGCCGGCCTGCAGGCGGCCGCACTGATCGATGCGGGGCTCACCAGCGAACGCCACCTCGCCGAGATCGTGGTGCGCTGCCTGGCCGCCGCGGTGGACAACCCCTACGCCCAGAAATCGGGGCAGCTCGACGTCGAGGAGATGCTCCGCGCGCCGTACATCAGCACACCGTTGCGCGAACACGACGTCGCCCCCGTCGGCGACGCGGCCGCGGTGGTGGTGCTCGCGGCGGGCGACGCGGCGCGCGGGCTCAGCGACCGGCCCGCGTGGGTACGCGGCCTCGACCACCGCATCGACACCCACTATCCGGGAGTGCGGGATCTGACCCGGTCGGACTCGGCCCTCCTCGCCGCCGCGCGGGCGGCCGAACAAGCCGGGTTCGCGGCATCCGAAGTGGACATCGCCGAGCTGCACACCGAGTACAGCTACGCGGAGCCGCTGCTGGTCAAGGCACTCGGCCTGCGAGCAAGCGCGGTCAACCCCTCCGGCGGCCCGCTCGCAGGCCGCCCGGTGACCGCAACCGGGCTCATCCGCATCGGTGAGGCGGCACGCCGCATCATCGACGGCGCGGCGCAGCGGGCGCTGGCCCACGCCACCAACGGGCAGGTGCTGCAACACAACCTCGTCTGCCTGCTTTCGGGGGAGGCAAGGGCATGA
- a CDS encoding thiolase domain-containing protein, whose product MSKALAVVGVGQSKQAKRREVTIAAMVREAVRGALQDAELTFADIDAVVLSKTPDLFDGVMNPELYLADAMGAVGLPVTRVFTGGSVGGHAAIYGAHLVAAGLARRVLVVAYSKESEGDFTWALSRPLPFSAQLGAGAGGHFAPVVREYIRRSKAPEHIGWKVAVNHRLNATRNPYAHVQRPDITIEQVRNSPMLWDPIRFLESCPSSDGSCAVVITGENDVPSTARPPAWIHGMSWRTETGHFAGRDEVNPRAGQDCARDVYRQAGISSPADELDVAELYIPYSWYEPMWLENLGLAEEHRGWRLVDDDRTAFDGDLPVNPSGGVLSGNPTGATGLLRFAEAALQVRGMAGQHQVDGARRAVGHAMGGASQFHALWVVGSSRPGITT is encoded by the coding sequence ATGAGCAAGGCACTCGCGGTCGTCGGAGTCGGCCAGAGCAAGCAGGCCAAGCGCCGGGAGGTGACCATCGCGGCGATGGTGCGGGAGGCGGTGCGAGGCGCGCTGCAGGACGCCGAGCTCACCTTCGCCGACATCGACGCCGTGGTGCTCAGCAAGACCCCCGACCTGTTCGACGGCGTGATGAACCCCGAGCTGTACCTGGCCGACGCGATGGGCGCGGTCGGGCTGCCGGTGACGCGGGTGTTCACCGGCGGCAGTGTCGGCGGCCACGCCGCCATCTACGGTGCCCACCTGGTGGCGGCCGGGTTGGCGCGCCGGGTGCTCGTGGTCGCCTACTCCAAGGAGTCCGAGGGCGACTTCACGTGGGCGCTGTCGCGTCCACTGCCGTTCAGCGCGCAGCTGGGCGCGGGCGCGGGCGGCCACTTCGCCCCGGTGGTCCGCGAGTACATCCGGCGGTCGAAGGCTCCCGAACACATCGGCTGGAAGGTCGCGGTCAACCACCGGCTCAACGCCACCCGCAACCCCTACGCGCACGTGCAGCGCCCCGACATCACGATCGAGCAGGTGCGCAACTCACCGATGCTGTGGGACCCGATCCGCTTCCTGGAATCCTGCCCGTCCTCCGACGGGTCCTGTGCCGTGGTCATCACGGGGGAGAACGACGTGCCGAGCACCGCCCGCCCGCCCGCGTGGATACACGGCATGTCCTGGCGCACCGAGACCGGCCACTTCGCCGGTCGCGACGAGGTCAACCCCCGCGCGGGGCAGGACTGCGCTCGCGACGTCTACCGGCAGGCCGGGATCAGCAGTCCCGCCGATGAACTCGACGTCGCCGAGCTCTACATCCCCTACAGCTGGTACGAACCGATGTGGCTGGAAAACCTCGGCCTGGCCGAGGAACACCGAGGCTGGCGGCTCGTGGACGACGACCGCACCGCATTCGACGGCGACCTGCCCGTCAACCCCTCCGGCGGCGTGCTTTCCGGCAACCCGACCGGAGCCACGGGGCTGCTCCGGTTCGCGGAGGCGGCGCTGCAGGTGCGCGGCATGGCTGGGCAGCACCAGGTGGACGGCGCGCGCCGCGCGGTGGGGCACGCCATGGGCGGAGCCTCGCAGTTCCACGCGCTGTGGGTGGTAGGCAGCAGCCGACCGGGGATCACCACATGA